The Cyprinus carpio isolate SPL01 chromosome B22, ASM1834038v1, whole genome shotgun sequence genome contains the following window.
ttcatctaGATGTTCAGCTCTATTCTGTTCGCCGCGGCTGGAGCGGTGGGTGCCGGCTACTCCGTTATTGTGTCTTGTGTGGCCATTAATCACGGGCCCAAGTGCTTCACTACCACGGAACAAGTTAACGCCTCTTACCCATTTGTCGACGGGTGAGTGTTTATTATCAAATGAATAAAACTCAAGTAATAAACCAGTAGCTGTAACATTAACACACGTCACCTGGTTTCTTTCTTTCAGAAACTACCTGTCCAACAGTACGCTGTGGGAGGAATGTACGGGTCCGGGTGATATCGTCACGTGGCATCTGACCCTGTTCTCAATCCTGCTGATCACTGGTCTGGTTCAGATCGGTCTGTGCGCCTTCCAGGTGATCAACGGGCTCATCGGCACCATCTGTGGAGACTGCTGCGGCTGCTGCGGGGTACGCACAATAACAATAAAGCACCCACGGGCCTTAAATCTGTATTAATAGAGACTGAATGTGAATTCATCATTGGTTTGTTGCACATATCTGATGTGTTGAAATAACTCGACCTTGTGTTTTCCCGCAGAGCTCCTAAACCACTCAGAATGGACTTGGCTCAATGATTCTTCAGGACTAATCATGCATCCATATCTGTACTTCTCCATAGTTTCTCACCTCATGATGTGTATTTATACTGTTCAGATGGATGttgttttcttctgtgtttgCTGTATCTGCCTGATGGCTGACGGCTTATGAAGGCAACATACAGTGTATAgttatatatagcctacatatgaTGTTTCATATAGATTTATATGATATAGGATATATAGTGTATTGAcacatattaaaaagaatattGGGTATTTATTCAAACTGTAGGAGAACGTTATTTTCATACAAGTACTTTTTTTCATGATGGATGAAGGGAATGTGCAAATATATGGAATATTTGATAAAAgataacaattttttattatttaatctcaGGAAATTGGTTATAATGTATTGCTATATTAGTGAAATAATATTTGACACTTAATAAACTCTTGATTTAAAAAGCACCACATTGCTGTCCTTGTTGCTATACTTGCGCTTTTCCGTCTCACTCagcaaggttttgttttttcGGAGAAAACAGGAAGCAGCAGGAGGGACAGTGAGAGCATCTGGGAAGTGCCCTGACAGACTCTGGAGAGTTCAGGGTTACTTCATAAACAACAGCTGGCCTGCTAAAAGATGATTTGCACCATTTTTTCGAACTAGATATGCAAAGAGCATGCAATAACATGACGCGCAAGCTGAAACCGCACTATAGCGTAGGCTACTTGATAAGAGTTCTTATGCAATGTTATAACTTCTATTGTTGAGAGAAGGCTTTCTGGCTAAAGTAAATGTTTGTTGTTCTGCCAGTGTGATGTTGATGTGTTATCAGGGGTTTTATGAGGGGAATGTTATTTTATGATGGCTTTATAGGTAACAGTTCTCATCTTCACACAAGAATGATTAACTTCATGCTCTATGATGCATGTGACTGATGCTTTATTTCTGATAATCTTCCCCCGATACTTTATCTAGCTTTTTGTGgcaaactaaaaatattatggCTACGTGATGAATGATTTCAGTGCTACGGAAACGTTTTGCAGTAAAAAGTCAGACTTATATTCACTTATGCAGTTAAAGAGTAACTAACACAAACTAAGATGTTATTAACTTTTATAAGTGTATAAGTGTGGAGAACAACTCACTCAATAAAACATGATGAGGTGATGCTGAGACCCCTGCTGGACACACGATGAAGCTGTCTGGACTTGAtccataattataattaataattaatagagACGTTTTCTTATTCTCAGAAATATACTAaataattgcaattttaaatgtttgtttttactggaaaataagCTAACATGCATGTGGGTCACTCCATGAAAgaagaaataatcaaacatacatttaatataacaacaaataaatgtacaatttaaaaagataacAAAATGTAGGCTTTttatcttaaataataataataaaaaagtcacttaattattattttaaataatttaaatagcatttatgcTGGTATGTAAGGTCTTTGGCCTGTCCCTcactatgatttttatttttcagcaggacttttaatttgcaaaatgaaggcaaaatgatataaaaatcacatttgcatattGTTCTAAATACAGTCTCGTtgttaaacaatgtttttggCATAAGTATGCATTTCTTTTCTATAAATAGTATAATGCTTGTGtcaaaataataatgtgaaaatagCCTGAGATGGCATATTACAAATTCTTGTTATTTTAAGGTGTATTCATTTCatggatattttaaaaaaaatgttaattaaatgtatttatttatttttaaagtggaaAAGGTACTAACTTCATGGAATGACCAATATACCCGTTTATAGTCTACCCATTATATTTGTAGCTGGTGATTTTTTATCATTGCatgaaataaattgttttatcttTTATCAGAGTGTTAGTTGGTCTCTTATGCAATGCCCACATTTCACAatccaatacagttttttttttctagttgaaaACTATGCTAGTGAATAGGTCACATacaaaatgtgatgtatatgGAAATTCACACTGACCAAAGATTTCGCAGATCTTCAACTCTGTAAAATTCAACCCCAAAACGTTTATGATGTAACCATgtttgcacaaaaacaaaaacaaaaatgtcaggAATATATGCTCTTCAAAAATTCATGCATCCCTTTTGAAAAATAAGTCCACTtgaacatactttttttaactagtacttaataaagaaataataaacttTACAAGAACATATATTTTGAGACACTTGCatgataattgaaataaaaaaatcatacttcaaatttatattgaataaaattaactttagagtgttttttaAACTACTCAAGTAAGatttgagtacatttttatatgtattttcattattacttctattgtttttgaaTTATGGTTACAATATGGTGTTAAAGTGTAATGCCACACCAGCTGCTGAAGACAAAGTCAATGAACTGATTCATAAAGAAACACAGCTACACATCCAAGctgataaaaccattttattctttcctttttgaTTTCACTGACAATTTTAGAGATTTCTTAGAGGTTACAGCCATATTCTCACGTACAGTTCACCACCATCATATTTCTGTGGTACGCAGTTTGTTTTCTGAGCTTTCCAGCAACATTCATTCTTACAAAACCTAAAGCATGCTGAAGTGTCAAGCGCTACATAAGTCTGGCATCAACCAGTACAGATGACACACCAGATTTCATCTCACCccattaacacaaaaaaataaaaaaatcagcattttatgTATCTGAAGCCATATATTCAACTCTGTGGGATATTGCATGATTTAGGTTCTGGAAAAGCAGTTTATATCAAAGAAAAGTGTTTCAATCATTAAAAGGTCCCTCTTTCTGGGTGTCACTCAAGACACCCAATCTCATCCTTAGTTGTCCAAAACTGAAGAAACCGACAGAGATGGACGTCTCTGAAGTCACTCGGGTTGGAGAACAGCTGGTATCGGCTCTTTTTGACCCGCTACTTAACCGTTCGGTCCTCATGAAGGACGTCATGAGCTCAGTTTGACCTACAGCTACTAAAAATCACCCCGTCTGCCCCATCCACAAATCCAACACACTTCAATTCATCACAACCCATCTATAACCATTGTAACCATTAACAATAAAGAAGTCACGGTGAGGTGGGTCTATACACCCCCCATGCTATGAATATCAAACAGATCAAACATGCAATACAAAAATTAGACCtgtgtagaaaaaaacaaaaaacaaacaaacaaaaaaacatatttatatgttCATATATTGAACTGGATTTCAGCCGGGGTactaaaatcaagaaaaaaaaacaagtgtctgCCCCAAAAATCATCCAAATGAAGGCAAAATTATCTCTGGTATCAGAAAATACTTATAGATAGATATTCCCTGAAGATATCGAGGGACTAGATCAGTATTGGCATATTTGTAGTGCTtcgaaaacatttaaaattcctgaaaaaaaggaaacaaatctaaaatctatttaaaaagaaGTTCATAGCTCTTGATAAATACTAAACTGCAAACTAATTAAATGCACCAGATGTCAAGAGCACAGATTAGAAAATAGGAATACTGTAGcagtacataaaaacatatatgatATGAAACGCTTGTCTACAAATGCCATCATGAGCTTCACACAATAGCTAAACTGGAATAAGAGTAAAACACATCTGAAATAGTTATTCGTcggatataaagtcacaatgtaaAGCTTTGACAGGCACACTTGTGCTACTGATTTggcaaaaagtgaaaaagcagggtgaatctcatgaaaacgtAAGGACCGTTATGATTTTCTGACTATTAAACACCCTTGAGAAAGGATAACATCTAAATCAAAAACCAACACAGACAAAACTGGTTTTACATTActgtcatacaaaaaaaaaacaaaaaaaacaaaaaaactttacagtAACGATTGATTTGATTGTTCTATTTTTGAGTTTGTTCGTAATTCTTATTCTCAGTCATGATTCGCATTAGTGTTTTAATGTGCTAATTAATGTGcttaattaatattcaaaatatcctAATGGTCCTATAAAAACTGGCTTAATTTTCTTTAGGTATTTACTTGTTGTTATtgatccaaatatatatatttctttaatcaAAGCTTATTTCTACCCagaaatacacaaatatacaaacacacacaaaatttttttcacaattttaactttttttaagtatatatcttaaaattgcgagttataaaccCACAATTCTGATAAAAGTCAAAATAACGAAAactaaattctgagaaaaaaaaaaatctaaattacgcAGTTaacttgcagttctgagaaaaacaTCAGAATTATGAGTCGCAAAATTTACTTCTCAAAATTAGAAAGTCAAAATAACGAGAAGTAAACTTgcatttctgagagaaaaaaagtccaaattatgagatgtaaactcacaattctgagaaaaagtcaaaattacaaagaaaattcAATTCTGAGAGACAAGTCAGTATTGTGTGTTTGCATCTCGTAACTCTatctttttaattacaattggGTGTTTAAATCTCGTAATTCGAACTATTTTCTCTGAATTCTCAGTTACACTTTTAGACACCTGACTACATGCAGAATTGCGAGACGgaaattcacaattgcaagaaaaagtcaaaactgtgaaTAAAGTCGCGTTTACCTTTTGATCGGAAATAAGCTAGCATACGTTGTTGACAGGTTTGGTGAGACTCACCCGGTAAAAGCTTGACTAACCCTAACTCCGGGTTAAATGCACAAGCGTGCCTGTTAAACATGATCAAAACACTATTCAGGTGTTTCTGCTATCAACGTGATCATTCTGAACACAAACAGTCAGAATCTACCCACCATCAGTTCCTAAACAAACACGCTCGTCTTCCTCCACTACGCTTCGACTGACGCGTGCTCGCTTGTTTGTTCG
Protein-coding sequences here:
- the tm4sf4 gene encoding transmembrane 4 L6 family member 4 encodes the protein MCSGNFAKCLGITLLPLAIICVICNIMLFFPGGKVVEESSDITEEVFYFGGILGSGVLMIFPALVFLGLKNNDCCGCCGNESCGKRFAMFSSILFAAAGAVGAGYSVIVSCVAINHGPKCFTTTEQVNASYPFVDGNYLSNSTLWEECTGPGDIVTWHLTLFSILLITGLVQIGLCAFQVINGLIGTICGDCCGCCGSS